Genomic DNA from Corticium candelabrum chromosome 5, ooCorCand1.1, whole genome shotgun sequence:
GAACTGGTCGTTTGTATGATGGCTCCTTCACGAAAACACAAAGCAGAACACAGAAAGACGCTACCCACCACCTCAAGTTACTAACCTGTTTGAGGACTATGCATTCTTTCCTAATTTCTCTCAGTGCAGAGGGTAGTTGTATTGGCAGTTGTGTAGTGGGTCATTGGTAATGCTGTGTTTTATGTTTAGTATTCCTAAATTTCAAGTTGATGTTTACTGGGGATGTAAAACAACAATTTGTCACAAAAAGAAGAAAGGACACCGTTCTCTGTCTTCCGGCATATTAGCTACATATTGCCCTCATGGAATATCATACGTGTTTGAAGTGTTGCAAAATGTTGAGTCACCAAGAATACCATTTTAAATGATGCTGTCTCGGTTCAAAGAGCCTCCACAATATATTCTTTATGACAACGCTTATAACTTACATGAGTATGTGCTGAACaggtaattattaattaatacgtaCAGACTGAGAAGATGAACATATTGTATTTGACTTGTTTTTAGAGAACCAAGGCTATTTCAAAATTCAATATTCCTTGTTGATCGGTTTCATTGGTCTAGCCACTCAAGGTGAGGTTGATAAAGATGAGCcattgtgtgtcactgtacaatatactgaaGTACTGTAATTTAGAGTTGTTCAGATATGGCTACTGTGTCGACAGTTACAAGAACAAAGTTTTGGAGAGTCTGAACACAGCAGTCATGAACAGGACATTCAGGACTAATCCGTTTGAAAAGCCAACTTTCATATGAAACAAGCTAATTTTATTAGCCATGTAGTTTTGCTAACGTTTTTGGCATTTAAAAAATAGAAGCAGAAAGTAATAGAGTTGTTCATCTTCTGTTTGATCTCCAGCTGAGTACATTTTGGTAAAATCGATACACAGTTTTCTCAAAGAAAATTAATGAAGCTCATCTCAGTTATtgcgcagttacgcgcagttggGTGCGCACTTATGCGCAGATAAGCGGGCAGGTCCCGGATAAAAACTACGTGCTCGATGGAtaggttgatatcaatgtaatAAATCGGCAAAACGTGAACCGTGGCTCCGAATTTTCCatgactgtactgtactactaaATAATTTTAGGAGTAgacacgcgcgcgcgtacacacacacacacacgcacgcacgcacgcatacacacacgcacacgcacacacacacacacacacacacacacacacacacacacactcagtctcgcgcagccagaccctctcccgcGTAGCTAGCTAcaccagagccatatatatatatatggctgtGAGCTACacgctagcctcgtacccaggccctcttgcgcgcccggagaagagggcctggttttgatatggtgttgcactacgctctaggcaagcttaagctgtgtaatgtagagctgaaggagcagcagcgtgTTGTCGTAGAGCACATCTACAACGGAAACGACGTCTACAGctggcttcctacaggatacggtaaatcgctgtgctatcaacATGCACCGTATAGGATTGACTGTaagctagagaaatgtggtgaagaagattgtggatatgTCGTCATTGTCGCGATCGTGTTTCCTATAGTATTGCTGATGatagaacaagtcaaagattacGCGAACGCGGAgtttcacttgaccttgggtctagatctagggcttcatcactactgaacacggaagctgttcCACTGTagattgcgcgcgacattatcggctcgagattctaaacaacgtcggttccgcatgcgtgcctgcattaccacgatttccttctcatttatgcgcgcatgcgaatacaacgtgtaccaggccctcttctccgggcgcgcaagagggcctgggtacgaggctagctaCACGCCTGCCTTGGACCCCTAGGCCCTGCGCAGGCTTTGCCGATACGGAGCTCTTGTCGTTTCTTGTTGTCGACGTTGTTGTTCGACTCTAAGGGATGTTGTATCAGTTTCATCGAAAGCAAACGAGACAGTTGATGCTGTGGCTGACTGTTGAACTTCTTTGTTTGAGTCAGTGCAAATTTGTAGCTGCGACGGACCGTATTTTGCAGACTGTTCACGGCCATGTCAACGCGCGAAACTTTACTTACTACCGCCTGACACTTGGTAGGAAGTTCACAATTGTGTTGGACAGCCTCGAAGGAGACGCGGATCTCTACGTTTCTGAGGGCAACAGACAGCCGCACTATCGAGACCTCGACTACAACATGAGTTCAAACACATGTGGTCGCGAGTTGATTGTCATCTCACACAAGCTAAAGCGGCCGATAGTAGCAGGCGTGATAGGACACGAACAGTATCCGGAGTCAAAATTCTTGATGACTGTTGTTGATGGAGAGCTTAGTTATGACGATGCGGCCAAGATTTCTCCTGAAGATTATAATAAGTCACAACCTGATGGGAAAGAGAACACAGCCTGGAACATTTTATCTTTACTACTGAAATTGATACTTGAAGTTTTGCTCTAATGAACATATCTAGACCATAGTTTGCGCTGAGACGTAATGGCAGTAATGTTTTCTACTGTACAGTTGGCACACTCTGCTGTGTTGTTGTAGAAAAATAATATAGTTATGGTATCCTGTATTCTACTTTTTACCAGTTTTTGGTTGCTTCTACGAGACTGCTGAAACCTTCCTCACAGAACCCTTTGACATATGGAATGCAGTTAATGTAATGACACCAGCTACAGAATTCAGTGTTCTGAGTCTGGTAGAAGACGATGAAACCAAtcaagaagagagaaagaagcAGAGGAAGAAAGACAACTACACAGCACATAACACGGCCACACTGCCATCGCCTTCCCAAACGGCTGACTCGGTCATGTCGTAGGTACTTGATGTAGGGAATGATGATGAACGCAGTCGTTGTGCCAATCACGAATCCGCCGATATGGGCAAAGTTGTCCACATATGGTGTTGTTCCTACAACTAAATAATAGACACAGTCACACATGTCATAACAGGTAAAAACCCTAGTGGTCTGAATACTCAATATCACGATGGTGTCTAGAATGAGAGCAGTTAGCGTTCTGCACGGTTTCTGATAGTGACAACTCCAAGATAGAAATAGGTCGACATACTTGACACCTAACAAACCCATCAGTGCACCTGATGCACCGACCTTGGAGGATAACACAACAAGTTAGAAGAGCAACCATTAACTGTAGACATTCTAGGGATAACTACCGATTGAGACTGAGGATCAAATATACCACTCACGAGGTAGCCACCAATGCCACTAATTATATAAACGATACCAATGGAAAGCCATCTGAAAACAATACATTACCTTTATATCAATAAACCAAGCAAACaagttgtggtgtgtgtgtatgtgtgtgtgtgtgtgtgtgtgtgtgtgtgtgtgtgtgtgtgtgtgtgtgtgtgtgtgtgtgtgtgtgtgtgcagtggcATTGCGTGGGGGCAAAAAGTGGTGAGGCTGACTCGCTGCTGAGACTTCGGCTCCGGtctttgatattaaatattgtGAAAATGCCCCGAAAAGTGGTGGGACTTCAGCCCCCTGTAGCCCCTATTACCGGATGccgctggtgtgtgtgtgtgcgtgtgtgatgtgtgtgtgtgtgtgtgtgtgtgtgtgtgtgtgtgtgtgtgtgtgtgtgtgtgtgtgtgtgtgtgtgtgtgtgtgtgtgtgtgtgtgtgtgtgtgtgtgtgtgtgtgtgtgtgtgtgtgtgtgtttctgtccgTTTCTATCCATACCCAAACTGTCGTTCTACTTTAATTCCCAGCCACAGTTGGAAAATCAGCACTAAAACAATGTGAATGATTCCTACACATCAAAACAACACCATCACATTCTATTGCCCCATTGCCTCTAAATTACACAAACTAAAAGTGTGTGCACTTCACATATGCATTCAAATGCAaaaaaacttaattaattaagatgacATTAATCAAGTACTCAGTAAATTGTAAAGCATTACAAGAATGTCATGCAAATCATACTATAAATCCAAGCTAGGTTGCATTCACATGCATTCTACGCACTCACATGTACTTGTACTGTcaaccaagaaatttttgtTGGCATAAACATTTCAGTACCTCCTAAAAATTCCTTTTCAGTAACGATCTATTTTCAGTGAAACACCTTGGAAGCTCGAGACTCCTGGCTGGATACACAGTACACTAGGCCACATTCACGTAGTTGTGAAACAATAGTAAGTGTGCACTACATAGTTAGATAATaattgcaataattaatttccATGTTCATGGACATTGGTGTTGTCATACAGGTTTGACAACTTTCACAAAATTGAGGTAGAGATTTAATTTAGGTACACACTTCATAGGCCATACCAAAATTACGGAAAATAAACCGCCACCGAAAATTTCTTAGTTTACAGTATTCTCATCGACCTACTTCAAGTTCTGAGtcacataattaatttaattagatcAAAAACATCAGTAGTCTCAACTACAATATAACTTATCAAAAATAAAGAGAAAAATGCAATagattatgtcgtgctcaaccagatcagtctggtttgtaaagtctattacaagtaccaaAAGCAAAtactgcttcagaagtacttagaccataacggctgtctagaaagaagacatgactttacgaaggatccgagtagatcccagaaacactgttttctgtaagtgctgcaggttgtgatgacctggaataatgcccagccaccatgcaatacctgcgtgcactgtgcccaaagctcccaagaccaccggaaccaccagtgttcgacaatgccacatgcggcttatctccactcgcaagtcgctgtacttcaccaacttctcagcatgtttcttgccaatgtcgccatcagcaggacagctgatatcaataagaagacaagtgtttgtcttcctatttctgagacagatgtctggatgattggctttgatcttcccggcagtggggatggtggtatcccacatcatagtaatgtcatccgtctccaaaagcttatcaggatgatgccggta
This window encodes:
- the LOC134179764 gene encoding UPF0669 protein v1g209471-like gives rise to the protein MLYQFHRKQTRQLMLWLTVELLCLSQCKFVAATDRILQTVHGHVNARNFTYYRLTLGRKFTIVLDSLEGDADLYVSEGNRQPHYRDLDYNMSSNTCGRELIVISHKLKRPIVAGVIGHEQYPESKFLMTVVDGELSYDDAAKISPEDYNKSQPDGKENTAWNILSLLLKLILEVLL